In Methanococcoides sp. LMO-2, a single window of DNA contains:
- a CDS encoding mevalonate kinase, producing the protein MITCSAPGKVYLFGEHAVVYGEPAVCCAVDIRTRVSVAPADSVTISSSLGTTGIDFETHPYVSAVVERFREIISLEGVSIRIVSEIPVGSGLGSSAAVTIATIKALDTLLGTGLELDDIARMGHEVEQRIQGAASQTDTYVCTMGGVVMIPQRKGLDLIDCGIVIGNTNIFSSTKELVANVAELNESFPEVIGPVLSSIGMMSTVGEDLVNSKDYVSVGKLMNINQGLLDAIGVGCAELSSFTYAARNNGAYGAKITGAGGGGCMVAIAPREHVDDVAAAIAAAGGEAVVTEATDIGVREESR; encoded by the coding sequence ATGATAACCTGTTCAGCACCGGGGAAGGTCTACCTTTTCGGTGAACATGCCGTGGTTTACGGCGAACCTGCTGTATGTTGTGCAGTAGATATACGTACACGTGTAAGTGTTGCCCCTGCAGATTCAGTTACGATCAGTTCCTCTCTAGGTACCACAGGAATTGACTTTGAGACCCACCCTTATGTTTCAGCGGTCGTGGAACGTTTCCGGGAAATAATATCTCTTGAAGGTGTAAGCATCCGGATCGTTTCAGAGATCCCGGTAGGCTCCGGACTCGGTTCCTCCGCAGCTGTCACCATAGCTACCATAAAGGCACTTGATACCCTGCTTGGCACCGGCCTTGAACTTGATGATATTGCCCGTATGGGGCATGAGGTGGAGCAGAGGATACAGGGTGCTGCAAGCCAGACCGATACCTATGTATGTACCATGGGTGGTGTTGTTATGATACCCCAGCGTAAGGGACTTGACCTTATTGACTGCGGGATCGTTATAGGCAATACAAATATTTTCTCTTCCACAAAGGAGCTTGTGGCAAATGTTGCAGAGCTCAATGAGAGCTTTCCGGAAGTAATAGGTCCGGTCCTGTCATCCATTGGAATGATGTCAACTGTGGGAGAGGATCTGGTAAACTCAAAGGATTATGTTTCCGTAGGCAAGCTCATGAATATCAATCAGGGTCTTCTGGATGCGATTGGTGTGGGTTGTGCTGAATTAAGTTCATTTACGTATGCTGCCCGCAATAATGGTGCGTATGGTGCGAAGATAACCGGTGCCGGAGGCGGTGGTTGTATGGTTGCGATCGCTCCCCGTGAACATGTGGATGATGTTGCGGCTGCTATTGCTGCTGCAGGTGGGGAAGCTGTTGTTACGGAAGCAACGGATATTGGAGTAAGGGAGGAATCCCGTTGA
- a CDS encoding 50S ribosomal protein L13 encodes MTVIDANGLIMGRLASNVAKRLLSGEEIAIVNAENAVISGSKVTTFEEYDEIRNMGTREFGPYFPKRPDRILKRTVRGMLPYKRPRGREAMANLKIYVGIPAEYKDAELTTVDGANMTRLSSNKYVTIGDVSRKLGGKF; translated from the coding sequence ATGACAGTAATCGATGCAAATGGTTTAATTATGGGCAGGCTTGCAAGTAACGTTGCAAAGAGACTGCTTTCAGGCGAGGAGATCGCAATTGTAAATGCCGAGAATGCTGTGATCTCAGGTTCAAAGGTAACCACTTTTGAAGAGTATGATGAGATCAGGAACATGGGCACACGTGAATTCGGTCCATACTTCCCAAAAAGACCAGACAGGATCCTCAAGAGGACCGTCAGGGGAATGCTTCCATACAAGCGCCCAAGGGGAAGGGAAGCAATGGCTAACCTTAAGATCTACGTAGGAATTCCTGCTGAGTACAAGGACGCAGAACTTACAACTGTCGATGGAGCAAACATGACACGCTTAAGTTCTAACAAGTATGTGACCATCGGTGATGTAAGCCGCAAACTGGGCGGAAAGTTCTAA
- the fni gene encoding type 2 isopentenyl-diphosphate Delta-isomerase, which translates to MINLSTSRRKIEHLEHCAQRPVESKDVTSGFDDVMLVHRALPQINMDEIDLSTEILGKELKAPFLIASITGGHPDTKPVNAALAEAAEEMGVGIGVGSQRAAIEDPEQEDSFSVVRDVAPNAFVYGNIGAAQLREYDMEAIERLVEMLDADAMAVHLNFLQEAIQPEGDRDATGVLEAIEEVCSLKVPIIAKETGAGISKEDAQMLKEAGVSAIDVGGVGGTSWSGVEVYRARESGDKVFEDLGNLYWDFGIPTVSSVLECRNYLPVISTGGVRTGLDIAKSLSLGAYAASAALPFVAPALVGKDAVVESLSAMLNELRVAMFLCGCGSVNELRTESKAVVTGWTKEYITQRGFDINEI; encoded by the coding sequence TTGATAAATTTGAGTACGTCCAGAAGAAAGATAGAACATCTTGAGCATTGTGCGCAGCGTCCGGTAGAATCAAAGGATGTCACATCAGGCTTTGACGATGTGATGCTTGTACACAGGGCACTGCCTCAGATTAATATGGACGAGATCGACCTTTCCACAGAGATCCTTGGGAAGGAACTAAAAGCACCATTTTTGATCGCATCAATAACAGGTGGTCATCCGGATACCAAGCCGGTAAATGCAGCACTTGCAGAAGCCGCTGAAGAGATGGGTGTTGGTATCGGTGTAGGTAGCCAGAGAGCTGCCATAGAGGACCCGGAGCAGGAAGATTCATTCAGTGTTGTACGTGATGTTGCTCCGAATGCATTTGTCTACGGGAACATAGGCGCGGCCCAGCTCAGGGAATACGACATGGAAGCCATTGAAAGGCTTGTGGAAATGCTGGATGCGGACGCAATGGCAGTTCATCTTAATTTCCTTCAGGAGGCTATACAGCCGGAAGGCGACAGGGATGCTACAGGTGTGCTTGAAGCTATAGAAGAAGTTTGCTCACTGAAGGTACCTATCATTGCAAAGGAGACCGGCGCAGGTATCTCCAAAGAGGATGCACAGATGCTCAAAGAAGCAGGTGTCAGTGCAATAGATGTCGGCGGAGTTGGCGGAACAAGCTGGTCCGGGGTAGAGGTCTATCGTGCAAGGGAAAGCGGTGATAAGGTATTCGAGGACCTGGGCAACCTGTACTGGGATTTCGGTATTCCCACAGTTTCCAGTGTTCTTGAATGCAGAAACTACCTTCCTGTGATATCCACAGGCGGTGTCAGGACAGGTCTTGATATTGCAAAATCCCTTTCTCTGGGGGCATATGCTGCAAGTGCAGCGCTTCCTTTTGTTGCACCTGCACTGGTCGGGAAAGATGCAGTTGTGGAGAGTTTGTCAGCCATGCTCAATGAATTGAGGGTTGCGATGTTCCTCTGCGGATGCGGGAGTGTAAATGAGCTTCGCACCGAGTCAAAGGCAGTGGTCACAGGCTGGACAAAGGAATACATCACACAGCGTGGCTTTGACATAAATGAGATCTGA
- the amrS gene encoding AmmeMemoRadiSam system radical SAM enzyme, which produces MLKEAMFYEKLDEGKVQCNLCNHRCKIAKGKTGICGVRENRDGTLYSLIYNTVSSEAVDPIEKKPLFHFNPGSKAYSLGTIGCNFRCKHCQNWTISQVKLDEAMSVEITPEEAVSRALATGCRSIAWTYNEPTIWYEYTYDSAKLAKEAGLDTVYVTNGFITPEALKHISPYLDAFRVDIKAFTEDFYRKVASARLAPVLESAKLAKELGMHVEVINLIIPTLNDSEDELRQLSTWVYENLGADTPIHFTRFQPHYKMKHLPPTPVETIEMAHDIAKDVGLKYVYVGNVFGHKYESTYCPSCGELLIGRGIFDVNEYNITSENKCRNCGEPINIYGGFGGL; this is translated from the coding sequence ATGCTTAAAGAAGCGATGTTCTATGAAAAGCTGGATGAGGGGAAGGTACAATGCAACCTATGCAACCACAGGTGCAAGATAGCTAAGGGCAAGACGGGTATCTGTGGGGTACGAGAGAACCGGGATGGTACACTTTATTCACTGATCTACAATACTGTTTCTAGTGAGGCTGTGGATCCTATCGAAAAAAAGCCCCTGTTCCATTTCAATCCGGGATCAAAGGCATATTCCCTGGGTACTATAGGATGCAATTTCAGGTGTAAGCACTGCCAGAACTGGACGATCTCGCAGGTAAAGCTGGATGAGGCCATGTCTGTGGAGATCACTCCCGAGGAGGCTGTTTCCAGAGCCCTTGCAACAGGTTGCAGGTCGATCGCATGGACCTACAATGAGCCCACTATCTGGTATGAGTACACCTATGATTCTGCAAAGCTTGCAAAAGAAGCAGGACTTGATACTGTATATGTCACCAACGGCTTCATAACTCCGGAAGCTTTGAAGCACATCTCACCATACCTTGATGCCTTCAGGGTGGATATCAAGGCTTTTACAGAGGACTTCTACAGGAAGGTTGCCAGTGCCAGGCTGGCACCTGTGCTGGAATCCGCGAAACTGGCAAAGGAGCTGGGGATGCATGTGGAGGTCATAAATCTCATAATTCCCACACTGAACGATTCCGAGGATGAGCTACGGCAGTTGTCCACCTGGGTATATGAGAATCTGGGGGCTGATACTCCTATACACTTTACCCGCTTCCAGCCTCATTACAAGATGAAACACCTGCCTCCTACACCAGTTGAAACAATTGAAATGGCTCACGACATTGCAAAGGATGTGGGTTTGAAATATGTTTATGTCGGAAATGTGTTCGGGCACAAGTATGAGAGCACATATTGTCCTTCATGCGGGGAGTTGTTGATAGGGCGTGGAATCTTTGATGTGAATGAGTACAATATAACTTCGGAGAACAAGTGCCGCAATTGCGGGGAGCCTATCAATATATATGGTGGATTTGGTGGCCTTTGA
- a CDS encoding isopentenyl phosphate kinase, whose translation MNSTEDITILKIGGSVITDKNSEDGLAWEEEIIRIAREISGFEGKLIIVHGAGSYGHPQAKRYALTERFHAEGAVVTHKAVKSLNRIVVDILNDEGVNAIAVHPMGCTVAKGGRISEMYLGSIHLMLEKGLVPVLHGDVVMDTEKGVSIVSGDQVIPYLATTLGASRIGVGSAANGVLDDKGNTIPVITSDNFETVKGYIGGSAGTDVTGGMLGKVLEMLELGKASSITSYIFNATIAGNVSSFLNGENIGTAIKDS comes from the coding sequence TTGAACTCAACAGAAGATATTACAATATTAAAGATCGGTGGTAGCGTTATTACCGATAAGAATTCGGAAGACGGTCTTGCCTGGGAAGAAGAGATCATACGCATTGCGCGCGAGATCTCAGGATTTGAAGGAAAACTTATCATTGTGCATGGTGCCGGTTCATACGGACATCCTCAGGCTAAGAGGTATGCACTTACTGAAAGGTTCCATGCAGAAGGCGCAGTTGTCACCCACAAGGCAGTAAAATCCCTGAACAGGATCGTAGTGGACATCCTGAACGATGAGGGTGTCAATGCCATAGCTGTGCACCCAATGGGATGTACTGTTGCAAAGGGCGGCAGGATCTCGGAGATGTATCTTGGAAGTATTCATCTGATGCTTGAAAAAGGTCTTGTGCCTGTATTGCATGGCGATGTGGTCATGGATACTGAGAAAGGCGTATCCATTGTATCAGGTGACCAGGTGATCCCTTACCTTGCAACAACGCTGGGGGCTTCCCGTATTGGCGTTGGAAGTGCTGCAAATGGTGTCCTTGATGACAAGGGCAATACGATCCCTGTTATCACTTCGGACAATTTCGAGACAGTTAAAGGATATATCGGAGGCTCAGCAGGTACGGACGTGACCGGTGGTATGCTCGGGAAAGTGCTTGAGATGCTGGAGCTTGGCAAAGCATCAAGTATAACTTCGTATATATTCAATGCAACTATTGCAGGGAATGTTTCGAGTTTTCTGAATGGTGAAAATATCGGAACTGCAATAAAAGATTCTTAA
- a CDS encoding DNA-directed RNA polymerase subunit N: MIPVRCFTCGKVIAGSWEEYDRRVKEGEDPATVLDDLNFTRYCCRRMFLAHVNLVDMMAPYQ; this comes from the coding sequence ATGATTCCAGTTCGCTGTTTCACATGTGGAAAAGTAATTGCAGGAAGCTGGGAAGAGTACGACCGGCGTGTAAAGGAGGGCGAAGACCCTGCTACAGTCCTTGATGATCTTAATTTCACAAGGTATTGCTGCAGGCGTATGTTCCTCGCACACGTCAACCTTGTCGATATGATGGCTCCATATCAGTGA
- a CDS encoding polyprenyl synthetase family protein: MDLMDEIKKRSVHVDKGIGEMLPIEHPEELYRASRYLPDAGGKRLRPAVLMLATEAVGGDPMSVVPAAVALELVHNFTLVHDDIMDNDDVRRGMPAVHVKWGSAGAILAGDTLYSRAFEIISSMEKDPESILKCVALLSKTCTEICEGQWMDVDFETQETVTEEEYLEMVEKKTSVLYGAAAKVGALLGGASDEVADALYEFGRLVGISFQIQDDVIDMVTPEEILGKVRGSDLIEGKRTLIAIHALNHGVELDIFGKGEAVTPEQIDEAVAILEKSGSIGYAQELSASYLEEGKKMLDILEDSEAKDTLLAVADYMVTRNY; encoded by the coding sequence ATGGATCTTATGGATGAAATAAAAAAACGAAGTGTGCATGTCGATAAGGGTATAGGGGAAATGCTCCCGATCGAGCATCCTGAAGAGCTTTACAGAGCATCAAGATACTTGCCGGATGCAGGTGGGAAACGCCTCCGTCCTGCAGTCCTTATGCTTGCTACTGAGGCTGTGGGTGGCGATCCAATGTCAGTTGTTCCGGCAGCAGTAGCTCTGGAACTTGTCCACAATTTCACCCTTGTGCATGACGACATAATGGATAATGATGATGTAAGGCGCGGAATGCCTGCAGTCCATGTAAAATGGGGCAGTGCAGGTGCTATCCTTGCAGGAGATACTCTCTATTCCAGGGCTTTTGAGATCATCTCATCTATGGAGAAGGACCCTGAAAGCATACTGAAGTGTGTCGCTCTTCTTTCAAAGACATGCACGGAGATATGTGAAGGACAGTGGATGGATGTTGATTTCGAGACACAGGAGACTGTCACAGAAGAGGAATACCTTGAGATGGTCGAGAAGAAAACATCCGTACTCTATGGTGCAGCAGCAAAGGTCGGTGCCCTGCTCGGCGGAGCTTCCGATGAAGTTGCAGATGCGCTTTATGAGTTTGGTCGTCTTGTAGGTATCAGTTTCCAGATACAGGATGATGTTATCGATATGGTGACTCCTGAGGAGATCCTTGGCAAGGTCCGTGGAAGTGACCTGATAGAAGGCAAGAGAACACTGATAGCTATTCATGCTCTTAATCATGGTGTTGAGCTTGATATCTTCGGAAAAGGCGAGGCTGTCACACCGGAACAGATCGACGAGGCAGTTGCCATACTTGAGAAGTCCGGATCTATCGGCTATGCTCAGGAACTTTCTGCATCCTATCTTGAAGAAGGTAAGAAGATGCTTGATATTCTCGAAGACTCCGAAGCAAAGGATACCCTGCTCGCTGTAGCAGACTACATGGTAACAAGGAACTACTGA
- a CDS encoding DUF2240 family protein produces MMDELSLVVVSPFKKSATSSLSIKDFEFSLSFDLKWMSPAQASKVRDQAIMSSLLRIDGGMLVLNMDADAIDVPAGFKPSADLFREKGNIEKIMDILVTNGGISKKEVVSRINVKQDSLSGLVDAEVAAVLVAHEMGCDAGDLFDEIYQRVSGISE; encoded by the coding sequence ATGATGGACGAACTCAGTCTGGTGGTAGTATCACCTTTCAAAAAGAGTGCCACATCATCCCTTTCTATAAAGGATTTTGAGTTTTCCTTATCCTTCGATCTCAAGTGGATGTCTCCGGCACAGGCATCAAAGGTAAGGGATCAGGCGATCATGTCATCTCTCCTGAGGATAGATGGTGGGATGCTTGTCCTCAATATGGATGCTGATGCCATTGATGTTCCTGCAGGTTTCAAGCCATCTGCCGACCTCTTTCGGGAAAAAGGCAATATTGAGAAGATCATGGATATTCTGGTGACAAATGGTGGTATAAGTAAAAAAGAGGTCGTATCCCGTATAAATGTCAAACAGGATTCTCTGTCAGGTCTTGTTGATGCGGAAGTTGCTGCAGTGCTGGTTGCTCATGAAATGGGGTGTGATGCAGGTGATCTCTTTGATGAGATCTATCAAAGAGTTTCCGGGATCTCTGAATAA
- a CDS encoding RNase J family beta-CASP ribonuclease, with product MTDIGIIAVGGYNEMGRNMTAIRVDEDIIIVDMGLRLDRVQIHEDVEIDKMHSLELIEMGAIPDDTIMKQVNGNVAAIVCTHGHLDHIGAISKLAHRYTAPIIGTPYTAALVKQQIESERKFGVKNRIIPVEAGGIYQVNDEVSIELIRVQHSIIDAVFVAVHTPAGAILYACDFKLDRTPTLGEQPDFDRLRELGQEGVICMMVESTNAKRAGKTPSERIAHDMLRDVLLGTEESDVGMIVTTFASHIARINSIIQFAEEMGRIPVLMGRSMDKYVVTAKEMGYIDFPDNVEIYGKRKDIDKAFKKIMKEGKEKYLPIVTGHQGEPGAILSRVAKGDTPYEIESGDRIIFSANVIPSPMTQANRYSLETKIRMRGGRIYDNVHVSGHAYREDHWELLRLINPEHVIPAHGNIEMHSAYIEMAEDAGYILGDTVHLLRNGEELYIEE from the coding sequence ATGACAGATATTGGAATAATAGCAGTTGGCGGATATAATGAAATGGGCCGCAACATGACTGCTATAAGGGTTGACGAGGACATCATTATCGTAGATATGGGTCTGAGATTGGACAGGGTCCAGATCCATGAGGATGTGGAAATTGATAAGATGCATTCCCTCGAGCTGATCGAGATGGGTGCGATTCCTGATGATACGATCATGAAGCAGGTCAACGGTAATGTTGCTGCTATCGTTTGTACACACGGTCACCTTGACCACATCGGTGCGATCTCAAAGCTTGCACACAGGTACACCGCACCTATCATCGGAACACCATACACTGCTGCTCTTGTTAAACAGCAGATCGAATCCGAGCGTAAGTTCGGTGTAAAGAACAGGATTATCCCTGTTGAGGCAGGCGGAATCTACCAGGTCAACGATGAAGTGTCAATTGAACTTATTCGTGTCCAGCACAGTATCATTGATGCTGTTTTTGTAGCAGTCCACACACCTGCAGGTGCTATTCTCTATGCCTGCGATTTCAAGCTTGACCGTACACCTACACTGGGTGAGCAGCCGGACTTTGACAGGCTCAGGGAGCTTGGACAGGAAGGCGTCATCTGCATGATGGTGGAGAGTACCAATGCAAAACGTGCTGGAAAGACACCTTCTGAGAGGATCGCTCACGACATGCTTCGTGATGTACTTCTTGGCACGGAGGAATCTGACGTTGGTATGATCGTAACGACCTTCGCTTCCCACATAGCTCGTATTAACTCGATCATCCAGTTCGCTGAAGAGATGGGCCGTATTCCTGTATTGATGGGTCGTTCCATGGACAAGTATGTAGTAACTGCAAAGGAAATGGGATACATTGATTTCCCTGATAATGTAGAGATCTACGGTAAGAGGAAGGATATCGATAAGGCGTTCAAGAAGATCATGAAAGAAGGGAAGGAAAAATACCTGCCTATTGTAACAGGACATCAGGGTGAGCCCGGTGCTATTCTTTCACGAGTTGCAAAGGGTGATACTCCTTATGAGATTGAGTCCGGTGACCGCATTATCTTCTCTGCAAACGTGATCCCAAGTCCGATGACACAGGCAAACCGCTATTCTCTGGAGACCAAGATCCGAATGAGGGGTGGCCGTATCTATGACAACGTCCACGTTTCAGGACACGCATACCGTGAGGATCACTGGGAGCTTCTCAGGTTGATCAATCCGGAACATGTAATTCCTGCGCATGGTAACATCGAGATGCACAGTGCCTATATTGAGATGGCAGAAGATGCTGGCTACATACTGGGCGATACCGTACACCTGTTAAGGAACGGTGAAGAATTATATATTGAAGAATGA
- the rpsB gene encoding 30S ribosomal protein S2 encodes MEATENIEVNAEETAAAQETTESTSLVPIDEYLAAGVHIGTQQKTQNMMKFVYRVRTDGLYVLDIQSTDERIRSIAHFLSKYDPARVLVVSARQYGQFPATMFSKAIGATSRVGRFIPGTLTNPAQEGFYEPDVVIVTDPAGDAQVIKEAVNVGIPVVALCDTNNMTSNVDLVIPTNNKGRKALSLVYWLLAREVANERGIPFNYELTDFETGL; translated from the coding sequence ATGGAAGCTACAGAAAATATTGAAGTTAACGCGGAAGAGACCGCAGCAGCACAGGAGACAACCGAATCAACATCATTAGTACCAATCGATGAGTACCTTGCAGCAGGTGTTCACATCGGTACACAGCAGAAGACCCAGAACATGATGAAGTTCGTCTACCGTGTAAGGACAGACGGCCTTTACGTTCTTGACATCCAGTCAACTGACGAGAGGATCAGGTCAATTGCACACTTCCTTTCAAAATATGACCCTGCAAGGGTACTTGTTGTATCCGCACGTCAGTACGGTCAGTTCCCAGCTACAATGTTCTCCAAGGCTATCGGTGCAACTTCAAGAGTTGGAAGGTTCATTCCTGGAACTCTGACAAACCCTGCACAGGAAGGCTTCTATGAGCCGGATGTAGTTATCGTTACAGATCCTGCAGGAGACGCACAGGTAATCAAGGAAGCTGTGAACGTCGGTATCCCTGTTGTAGCACTCTGTGATACCAACAACATGACATCCAACGTTGACCTTGTCATCCCAACCAACAACAAGGGTAGGAAAGCACTGTCACTTGTTTACTGGTTACTTGCAAGGGAAGTCGCAAACGAAAGGGGAATTCCTTTCAACTACGAACTTACTGATTTCGAGACAGGTCTTTAA
- a CDS encoding MEMO1 family protein has protein sequence MRQPAVAGQFYPLSPKNLKKEISRCFQGIEITPRDVIGAVVPHAGYAYSGQVAASVYATLPKAETYIFFGPNHTGYGSPVAMSQDTWKMPFGDIETDRDIGKLLRGTIIDMDEIAHRFEHSIEVQIPFLQHMFGNDFKILPICMGMQDEETAVEVGQEVARAAKESGKKVVFIASSDMSHYVSAEHADRVDHYLIDAILDMDVPEFYRRRAEENISACGYGPISAMLSAAKEYGAKSTELVKYANSGDVSGDPMVVGYAGIIVE, from the coding sequence ATGAGACAACCGGCTGTTGCAGGACAGTTCTATCCGTTAAGCCCAAAGAACCTTAAAAAAGAAATCTCCAGATGTTTCCAGGGCATTGAGATCACTCCCCGTGATGTGATCGGAGCAGTAGTACCTCATGCGGGGTATGCCTATTCAGGACAGGTTGCAGCAAGCGTTTATGCGACCCTTCCAAAAGCTGAAACTTACATCTTTTTCGGACCAAACCATACAGGGTATGGTTCCCCTGTGGCAATGTCACAGGATACATGGAAGATGCCTTTTGGAGACATTGAAACAGACAGGGATATCGGCAAGCTTCTCAGAGGTACGATAATCGATATGGATGAGATCGCTCATAGGTTCGAGCATTCTATAGAAGTGCAGATACCTTTCCTCCAGCACATGTTCGGGAACGATTTCAAGATCCTTCCTATATGCATGGGTATGCAGGATGAAGAAACTGCTGTGGAAGTTGGTCAGGAAGTTGCACGTGCTGCCAAAGAGTCCGGAAAGAAAGTTGTCTTCATAGCATCAAGCGATATGTCTCATTATGTTTCAGCAGAGCATGCTGACCGGGTGGACCATTACCTGATCGATGCTATCCTTGATATGGATGTGCCGGAATTCTATCGCAGAAGGGCAGAGGAGAACATCTCCGCCTGTGGATACGGTCCAATCTCAGCGATGCTGAGCGCTGCAAAGGAATATGGTGCAAAGAGCACCGAACTGGTAAAATACGCTAACAGTGGTGATGTCTCAGGCGATCCTATGGTAGTAGGATATGCCGGTATCATTGTGGAATGA
- a CDS encoding DNA-directed RNA polymerase subunit K, with protein sequence MSKENYTRYERARIIGARSLQIAMEAPILIEDESTDSLRIATMEFEKGVIPVTVKRDFE encoded by the coding sequence TTGAGCAAAGAGAACTATACCAGATACGAGCGTGCAAGGATTATCGGTGCAAGATCACTTCAGATAGCAATGGAGGCTCCGATACTTATTGAAGATGAGAGCACTGATTCATTGCGCATCGCTACAATGGAATTTGAGAAAGGTGTTATACCAGTTACAGTAAAGAGAGATTTCGAATAA
- a CDS encoding 50S ribosomal protein L18e, producing the protein MGKKTQVKISRKTNPRIPSLIAVLKDSARENEAPIWRDIAKRLETPGRNYAEVNLSKLNRYTSENELVMIPGKVLGAGVLGHAVTVAALGFSATAIDKITNAGGKCMTIEQALEENPAGSGIRIMK; encoded by the coding sequence ATGGGAAAAAAAACACAAGTAAAAATCTCAAGGAAAACTAATCCAAGGATTCCATCGTTGATTGCAGTGCTGAAGGATTCAGCACGTGAGAACGAGGCACCTATCTGGAGAGATATCGCAAAGAGGCTCGAAACACCTGGCAGGAACTATGCTGAGGTAAATCTGAGCAAGCTCAACAGGTACACATCAGAGAACGAACTGGTAATGATTCCTGGAAAGGTATTGGGCGCCGGTGTACTGGGTCACGCTGTAACTGTTGCAGCACTTGGTTTCAGCGCAACTGCCATTGACAAGATCACAAATGCAGGTGGAAAGTGCATGACCATCGAACAGGCTCTGGAAGAAAACCCGGCAGGTTCTGGTATCAGGATCATGAAGTGA
- a CDS encoding 30S ribosomal protein S9, translated as MSTKVVNSSGKNKTAIARATVSAGTGKARINKKPVEIYEPEFAKLKILEPLMLASDSVSSLDIDVKVSGGGIMGQANAIRTAIARGIVEWTNDTDLRDAFMAYDRNLLVNDSRQKETKKFGGPGARAKYQKSYR; from the coding sequence ATGTCTACTAAAGTTGTTAATTCATCAGGTAAGAACAAGACTGCAATTGCACGCGCAACAGTCTCTGCAGGTACAGGTAAGGCAAGGATCAACAAGAAACCTGTTGAGATCTATGAGCCTGAATTTGCAAAGCTCAAAATACTCGAACCTCTTATGCTGGCATCCGATTCTGTTTCCAGCCTTGACATCGACGTTAAGGTAAGCGGAGGCGGAATCATGGGCCAGGCAAATGCGATCAGGACAGCTATCGCAAGAGGCATTGTTGAGTGGACCAACGACACCGACCTGAGAGATGCTTTCATGGCATACGACAGGAACCTTCTGGTAAACGACTCCAGACAGAAGGAGACCAAGAAGTTCGGTGGACCTGGTGCTCGCGCTAAATATCAGAAATCTTACAGGTAA